In Verrucomicrobiia bacterium, one genomic interval encodes:
- the nuoF gene encoding NADH-quinone oxidoreductase subunit NuoF: MDLAELEAIAGREQTSRKRWTLRCCAAAGCLSLDADATRVALTEAVRTAGLEDQVEVRPVGCLRLCCQGPLVRADPDNTLFEKVEPDQAAAVLAVVTDGPGKDPGVRIGDPGHPFFTRQVSVVLSDSGQVDPGRIESAIAAGAYLGLHTALLERTPSEVVETIQRSGLRGRGGAGYPTGLKWSTVARSPGPRKFVICNADEGDPGAFMDRSVLESDPHRILEGMAIAAYAVGADQGYIYVRAEYPIAIRRLQEAIRQARQRGLVGSGIFESPFHFNVELRIGAGAFVCGEETALMASVEGRRGTPRPRPPFPAESGLWECPTLINNVETFANVPPILRHGADWFAGIGTDRSKGTKVFALAGRITNTGLIEVPMGTSLREIVQSMGGGAPGGATIKAVQTGGPSGGCIPAGLLDTPVDYESLAALGSIMGSGGMIVMDASTDMVDVARYFMDFCRDESCGKCIPCRAGTVQMHRLLTRILESRATAGDLTQLEALCDLVRHTSLCGLGQTAPNPVLSTLRHFRREYEERLRPDPDTANPRHPAPGAP; this comes from the coding sequence ATGGATCTGGCTGAACTTGAAGCGATCGCCGGGCGCGAACAGACGTCACGAAAGCGGTGGACCCTCCGTTGCTGCGCCGCCGCCGGTTGCCTGTCGCTTGATGCGGACGCCACCCGGGTGGCGCTGACGGAGGCCGTGCGAACTGCGGGGCTTGAGGATCAGGTGGAGGTCCGGCCGGTCGGCTGCCTGCGCCTCTGCTGCCAGGGGCCTCTGGTCCGGGCGGATCCCGACAACACACTGTTTGAGAAGGTTGAACCCGACCAGGCGGCGGCGGTCCTGGCGGTGGTTACGGACGGTCCCGGAAAGGACCCCGGCGTCCGGATCGGCGATCCCGGTCACCCGTTCTTCACCCGCCAGGTATCGGTCGTCCTTTCGGACAGCGGACAGGTGGATCCCGGACGAATCGAGTCCGCGATCGCCGCGGGCGCCTATCTGGGGCTGCACACCGCACTGCTGGAGCGCACGCCGTCCGAGGTGGTGGAAACCATCCAGCGGAGCGGTCTTCGCGGTCGCGGCGGCGCCGGGTACCCGACGGGTCTCAAATGGTCCACCGTGGCCCGGTCACCCGGCCCGCGGAAGTTTGTGATTTGCAATGCAGACGAAGGGGATCCGGGGGCCTTCATGGATCGCAGCGTGCTGGAGAGCGACCCGCACCGGATTCTGGAGGGAATGGCCATCGCCGCATACGCGGTGGGCGCGGACCAGGGATACATCTACGTACGTGCCGAGTATCCCATCGCCATCCGCCGCCTCCAGGAAGCCATCCGCCAGGCGCGTCAGCGGGGCCTCGTCGGCAGCGGCATCTTCGAGTCACCGTTTCATTTCAACGTCGAGCTGCGCATCGGCGCCGGCGCGTTCGTCTGCGGCGAGGAGACCGCGCTGATGGCGTCGGTCGAGGGGCGCCGGGGCACGCCGAGGCCCCGGCCCCCCTTTCCCGCCGAGAGTGGCCTATGGGAATGCCCCACGCTGATCAACAACGTCGAGACCTTCGCCAATGTGCCTCCGATCCTCCGCCACGGTGCGGACTGGTTCGCCGGAATCGGCACCGACCGCAGCAAGGGAACCAAGGTGTTCGCGCTGGCCGGGCGCATCACCAACACCGGCCTGATCGAGGTGCCGATGGGCACGTCGCTCCGCGAAATCGTCCAGTCCATGGGCGGCGGCGCCCCGGGTGGCGCGACCATCAAGGCGGTCCAGACCGGAGGTCCTTCCGGAGGCTGCATTCCCGCCGGCCTCCTCGACACGCCGGTGGATTACGAATCCCTGGCGGCGCTGGGTTCCATCATGGGATCGGGCGGAATGATCGTGATGGACGCCTCCACCGACATGGTGGACGTGGCCCGGTACTTCATGGATTTCTGCCGCGACGAATCCTGTGGCAAATGCATCCCGTGCCGTGCTGGTACCGTGCAAATGCACCGGCTGCTGACCCGAATTCTGGAAAGCAGGGCCACGGCGGGGGATCTCACCCAGCTCGAGGCGCTCTGCGATCTGGTCCGGCACACCAGCCTTTGCGGACTGGGTCAGACGGCTCCCAACCCGGTCCTGAGCACCCTCCGTCATTTCCGCCGGGAGTACGAGGAACGTCTCCGCCCGGATCCGGACACCGCCAATCCCCGCCACCCGGCCCCGGGGGCACCGTAA
- the hoxU gene encoding bidirectional hydrogenase complex protein HoxU — MAARTLTIDGTPTSAAEGSSLLHAARDAGITIPTLCHLDGVDDVGACRLCLVEIEGESRLLPACATQVAEGMRVRTATARLREYRRMLLELLFAERNHVCAVCVANGHCELQTLAWQHGMDHVRFEYQFPRWEVDLTHPRFGMDHNRCILCTRCVRTCWELEGAGTKNVSGRGAASQIITDLNQPWGESDTCTGCGKCVQACPTGALFERGVTTGEMERDRVRLESLAQTRKGGPWSA, encoded by the coding sequence ATGGCCGCCCGCACCCTGACCATTGACGGCACGCCCACCAGCGCCGCCGAGGGATCCAGCCTGCTCCATGCGGCGCGCGACGCGGGCATCACGATCCCCACCCTCTGTCATCTCGACGGCGTGGACGACGTCGGGGCCTGCCGACTGTGTCTCGTGGAGATCGAGGGGGAGTCCAGGCTCCTGCCGGCCTGCGCCACGCAGGTGGCGGAGGGGATGCGGGTGCGCACCGCAACCGCACGCCTTCGGGAGTACCGCCGGATGCTTCTTGAACTGCTCTTTGCCGAGCGCAACCACGTCTGCGCCGTCTGCGTCGCCAACGGGCACTGCGAGCTCCAAACCCTGGCGTGGCAGCACGGGATGGATCATGTCCGCTTCGAGTACCAGTTCCCCCGGTGGGAGGTGGACCTCACCCATCCACGATTCGGCATGGACCACAACCGCTGCATTCTGTGCACCCGGTGCGTGCGCACCTGCTGGGAGCTGGAGGGGGCGGGCACCAAAAACGTGTCGGGACGCGGTGCCGCCTCGCAGATCATCACCGACCTCAATCAGCCCTGGGGTGAATCCGACACCTGCACCGGCTGCGGCAAATGTGTCCAGGCCTGCCCGACCGGCGCGCTGTTTGAGCGGGGCGTCACCACCGGTGAAATGGAGCGGGACCGCGTCCGACTCGAATCCCTGGCGCAGACACGGAAAGGGGGACCATGGAGCGCCTGA
- a CDS encoding oxidoreductase, with protein sequence MERLKLATVWFGGCSGCHMSFLDLDEFLITLAGRVAFVYGPLVDSKEYPESVDVVLVEGAICNEEHVTLARQIRRKTRLVVSLGDCAVTTNVTGMRNPLGGPEVILSRAFVELADVHAGLPDAPGLLPTLLDRAVPVHEVIRVDHFLPGCPPPAPHIRALLEHLLDGGPPLAEPQLKFG encoded by the coding sequence ATGGAGCGCCTGAAACTGGCCACCGTGTGGTTTGGCGGCTGCTCGGGCTGCCACATGTCGTTTCTCGATCTGGACGAATTCCTCATCACCCTGGCCGGACGCGTGGCGTTCGTGTACGGGCCGCTGGTGGATTCGAAGGAGTACCCGGAGTCCGTGGACGTCGTGCTGGTCGAGGGGGCGATCTGCAACGAGGAGCATGTGACGCTCGCCCGCCAGATCCGCCGCAAGACCCGCCTCGTGGTCTCCCTCGGCGATTGCGCGGTCACCACCAACGTCACCGGCATGCGCAATCCGCTGGGGGGGCCGGAAGTGATCCTGAGCCGCGCCTTTGTGGAGCTGGCGGATGTCCATGCCGGACTCCCGGACGCCCCCGGCCTGCTGCCAACGTTGCTGGACCGGGCGGTGCCGGTGCACGAGGTGATCCGGGTGGATCACTTCCTCCCGGGCTGTCCGCCACCGGCCCCGCACATCCGGGCCCTGCTGGAGCACCTCCTGGACGGGGGACCCCCGCTGGCGGAGCCGCAGTTGAAGTTCGGCTGA
- a CDS encoding Ni/Fe hydrogenase subunit alpha, with amino-acid sequence MAQRIVIDPVTRIEGHAKISIYLDDEGRVHDAQFHVVEFRGFERFCEGRTLGEMPSLTARTCGICPVSHLLASARAGDQILAVEVPPPAVKLRRLMNLGQIVQSHALSFFHLSAPDFLLGWETPPARRNVFGLLGEHEDLVRAGIRLRQFGQEIIEHLGGRKIHPAWAVPGGVRSGLGLEGRDAIRRRLPEAFETTARVTALFKGLFDGLREEIGAFGNFPSLFLGLAGPGGEWEHHEGTLRFSDSSGNLVADGIPPADYRQFIGEAVQSSSYLKSPYYRPLGFPDGMYRVGPLARLNICTTMGSPRAQAEWLEFRQLGQGAVTSCFHYHFARLIEILACLERIEMLLEDPALQSEDLRADAGINRLHGVGVSEAPRGTLFHDYEVDRNGLVRKVNLIIATGQNNLAMNRTVAQIARHYVRGQKIPEETLNRIEHGIRCFDPCLSCSTHAAGRMPLHVVLIGADGSVLDDIRRP; translated from the coding sequence ATGGCCCAGCGCATCGTCATTGACCCGGTCACCCGCATTGAGGGGCATGCGAAGATCAGCATCTACCTCGACGACGAGGGCCGGGTGCACGATGCGCAATTTCACGTCGTGGAGTTCCGGGGATTCGAGCGGTTCTGCGAGGGCCGCACGCTCGGAGAAATGCCGTCCCTGACCGCACGCACCTGCGGCATCTGCCCGGTAAGCCATCTGCTCGCATCGGCCCGGGCGGGTGACCAGATCCTTGCGGTCGAGGTGCCGCCCCCCGCCGTGAAGCTCCGGCGCCTGATGAACCTCGGCCAGATCGTCCAGTCGCACGCGCTCAGCTTCTTCCACCTGAGTGCTCCCGATTTTCTGCTGGGTTGGGAAACCCCGCCAGCGCGCCGGAACGTGTTCGGGTTGCTCGGGGAGCATGAGGATCTCGTCCGCGCCGGCATCCGGCTGAGGCAGTTCGGACAGGAAATCATCGAGCATCTGGGGGGGCGGAAGATCCATCCCGCCTGGGCCGTTCCGGGGGGCGTGCGCTCCGGCCTGGGCCTCGAGGGGCGCGATGCCATCCGCCGCCGGCTACCCGAGGCCTTTGAAACCACCGCGCGAGTCACCGCGTTGTTCAAGGGGCTGTTTGATGGATTGCGGGAGGAAATCGGGGCGTTTGGCAACTTTCCCTCGCTCTTCCTCGGCCTGGCGGGACCGGGTGGCGAATGGGAGCACCACGAGGGAACCCTGCGCTTCTCCGACAGCTCGGGGAACCTCGTTGCCGACGGCATTCCCCCGGCGGACTACCGGCAGTTCATCGGCGAGGCGGTGCAGTCCTCGTCGTACCTCAAGTCGCCGTACTACCGGCCGCTGGGATTCCCCGACGGCATGTACCGCGTGGGGCCGCTGGCCCGCCTCAACATCTGCACCACGATGGGATCGCCGCGGGCCCAGGCGGAATGGCTCGAATTCCGCCAGCTCGGGCAGGGCGCGGTGACGTCGTGCTTCCATTACCATTTTGCGCGGCTCATCGAGATCCTGGCCTGCCTCGAACGGATCGAGATGCTCCTGGAGGATCCGGCATTGCAGTCGGAGGACCTGCGTGCCGACGCCGGCATCAACCGCCTGCACGGCGTCGGTGTCAGCGAGGCGCCGCGCGGAACCCTGTTTCACGACTACGAGGTGGACCGGAACGGGCTGGTCCGGAAGGTCAACCTCATCATCGCCACCGGACAGAACAACCTGGCAATGAACCGGACGGTCGCGCAAATCGCCCGTCATTACGTCCGGGGACAGAAAATCCCCGAAGAGACGCTGAACCGCATTGAGCACGGCATCCGGTGTTTCGACCCGTGCCTCAGCTGTTCCACACACGCCGCGGGCAGGATGCCGCTGCACGTGGTGCTGATCGGAGCCGACGGGAGCGTCCTCGACGACATCCGGCGGCCGTGA
- a CDS encoding hydrogenase maturation protease translates to MNSWLLVIGYGNTLRGDDAAGPIAAGAVASLGLPGTRVETRHQLVPELSADIATAGIVIFMDAGTLTDRDPPRVTQLRSLRVTGRPMRQPLFGHHLDPSAVLAVAARVYGRRPAAWLLTITAEAFEAGSAPSPRCTQGIAEATRIVVSIARCRRLAMRFLPDAGVS, encoded by the coding sequence GTGAACTCCTGGCTGCTGGTGATTGGTTACGGCAACACCCTGCGGGGCGATGACGCCGCCGGCCCGATCGCGGCCGGGGCTGTGGCGTCTCTGGGATTGCCCGGAACGCGGGTCGAGACGCGTCACCAGTTGGTCCCGGAACTGAGCGCCGACATTGCCACCGCGGGCATCGTGATTTTCATGGATGCCGGGACGCTCACCGACCGGGACCCGCCCCGGGTGACGCAGTTGCGATCCCTGCGCGTGACCGGGCGGCCCATGCGACAGCCGTTGTTCGGGCACCATCTGGACCCGTCCGCGGTCCTTGCGGTTGCGGCGCGGGTTTACGGGCGGCGACCCGCCGCGTGGCTGCTCACCATCACCGCCGAGGCTTTCGAAGCGGGTTCGGCACCTTCGCCGCGCTGCACGCAGGGGATCGCCGAGGCGACCCGGATCGTCGTGTCCATTGCCCGGTGCCGCCGCCTGGCGATGCGATTCCTCCCGGACGCCGGGGTTTCCTGA
- a CDS encoding hydrogenase maturation nickel metallochaperone HypA, whose amino-acid sequence MHEAGIMAEALEMATAEAVRAGGSRIHRLRLRVGALSGVVPEALEFAFAALAPGSAADQARLEIEPVPAVGWCAPCRTAFPAGDGGERCPGCRRPPTTLCQGLELELASVEIS is encoded by the coding sequence ATGCACGAAGCGGGCATCATGGCGGAGGCTCTGGAGATGGCGACGGCCGAGGCGGTGCGGGCCGGCGGGTCGCGAATCCACCGGTTGCGCCTCCGCGTCGGTGCGTTGAGCGGAGTGGTGCCGGAGGCCCTGGAGTTTGCCTTTGCCGCCCTCGCGCCGGGATCCGCGGCAGACCAAGCCCGCCTGGAGATCGAACCGGTCCCGGCTGTGGGCTGGTGTGCGCCGTGCCGGACCGCGTTTCCAGCGGGCGATGGTGGGGAACGCTGCCCCGGTTGTCGCCGTCCACCGACAACGCTCTGCCAGGGGCTTGAGCTTGAGCTGGCTTCGGTGGAAATATCGTGA
- the hypB gene encoding hydrogenase nickel incorporation protein HypB: MCEECGCGLENAASREATLPSDHAHPRSHSHPHPPAGPSGSAESGHGGPGEDSPEGARILSVQRHLLERNERMAERNRGFFAAKQLLVVNVLSAPGSGKTLLLEETAHRLSGRLRTGVVVGDLATDRDAARLRAAGVPVVQITTGTLCHLEADMVARAVAALDLDALDLLLIENVGNLVCPASYDLGEDLRAVLLSVTEGEDKPLKYPPLFHSADVALVTKCDLANATGFDRETALANLRQISHHARIFEVSARTGEGLADWCDHLEARRRHKASPLRPQAG; this comes from the coding sequence ATGTGCGAGGAATGTGGATGCGGACTGGAAAATGCGGCGAGTCGCGAGGCGACGTTGCCTTCCGATCATGCCCACCCCCGTTCCCACTCCCACCCTCATCCCCCGGCAGGACCCTCCGGCAGCGCGGAATCCGGGCACGGCGGTCCCGGAGAGGATTCCCCGGAAGGTGCCAGGATCCTCTCGGTGCAACGCCATCTCTTGGAACGAAATGAGCGCATGGCCGAGCGAAACCGGGGTTTCTTCGCTGCAAAGCAGCTCTTGGTGGTGAACGTCCTGTCGGCTCCCGGCTCCGGAAAGACGCTGCTGCTCGAGGAGACCGCTCACCGACTTTCCGGACGTCTCCGCACCGGCGTCGTGGTTGGCGATCTGGCCACCGACCGGGACGCGGCGCGCCTGCGGGCGGCCGGCGTGCCGGTGGTCCAGATCACGACCGGCACCTTGTGCCATCTGGAGGCCGACATGGTGGCCCGCGCCGTCGCCGCGCTCGACCTCGATGCGCTCGACCTGCTTCTGATTGAGAACGTCGGCAACCTCGTCTGCCCGGCCTCCTACGACCTGGGCGAGGATTTGCGGGCGGTGCTGCTGTCGGTCACCGAGGGCGAGGACAAGCCGCTCAAGTACCCCCCGTTGTTTCACTCGGCCGACGTCGCCCTGGTGACCAAGTGCGACCTGGCCAACGCCACCGGATTCGATCGCGAAACGGCGCTCGCGAATCTCCGGCAGATCAGCCACCACGCTCGGATCTTCGAGGTCTCCGCACGGACCGGCGAGGGTCTCGCTGACTGGTGCGACCATCTCGAGGCACGCCGGAGACACAAGGCGTCGCCCCTGCGGCCCCAAGCCGGATGA
- the hypF gene encoding carbamoyltransferase HypF, with amino-acid sequence MNSVPPSPHAERMEFEIRGMVQGVGFRPFVHQLGVGMGLSGWVRNTPRGVRIVVEGGTEPLGTFQSRLRPEAPPGSWIEDIEVRRTAASGLRGFEILESEVSGSPDTSVPVDLAVCADCVREVLDPANRRYRHPFTNCTRCGPRFTIIERMPYDRERTSMKCFAMCAPCRSEFFDPADRRFHAQPNACPDCGPRLALWSPEGAVLSTGDDALREAAAALRRGRIVAVKGLGGFQLLVTADQPEAVARLRERKQREEKPFAVMLADLKAVRSWCRIRPLEARLLSGPEAPIVLLRRHADTPGLEGVAPGNPLLGVLLPCTALHHLLLREVGGPVVATSGNRHDEPICGDEHQALDRLAGMADQFLVHDRPMIRALDDSVVTVVAGRALVLRRARGFVPRPIPLPPPDAPEGRRTAATLLAVGGHLKNTVALAVNGRAFLSQHIGDLETAASLEAHHQMIEDLQQLQGATASVAVTDAHPEYASTRAARASGGPTIAVQHHHAHLLSCLADNRMGPPAFGVIWDGSGDGRDGTLWGGEFLIVREVGLGFERIGTLRPFRLPGGEAAIREPRRAALGLLHALLGDRLWTLGDLPALEAFTRPEQATLRQMLNRGVQSPWTSSVGRLLDAVASLTGLRQRSRFEGQAAMELEFAAESAPRNAGRSPGLAWVPNPAAPGEAAGNRARLVLDWGPFVLELIEAHRGGVPARIQSRRLHEALADAAVAAAVRVGLERVVLSGGCFQNRLLTRLAVRRLRHAGLRPVWHRQVPPNDGGLALGQLMAASGTTANDSNEPCASLFQDRS; translated from the coding sequence ATGAATTCCGTCCCGCCGTCGCCGCACGCGGAACGGATGGAATTCGAGATCCGTGGGATGGTTCAGGGGGTCGGGTTCCGCCCGTTCGTTCACCAGTTGGGCGTCGGGATGGGCCTTTCGGGATGGGTGAGGAACACGCCCCGGGGGGTCCGGATCGTCGTTGAAGGTGGGACCGAACCGCTCGGCACCTTCCAGTCGCGGCTGCGTCCGGAAGCACCCCCGGGGAGTTGGATCGAGGACATCGAGGTGCGCCGGACCGCCGCATCCGGCCTGCGCGGATTCGAGATCCTGGAGAGCGAAGTCTCCGGGTCGCCCGACACTTCGGTTCCAGTGGACCTTGCCGTCTGTGCCGACTGCGTAAGGGAAGTACTCGATCCCGCAAACCGCCGGTACCGTCATCCGTTCACCAACTGCACCCGGTGCGGCCCGCGCTTCACCATCATCGAGCGCATGCCCTACGACCGGGAGCGCACGTCCATGAAGTGCTTCGCGATGTGTGCGCCGTGCCGTTCGGAGTTCTTCGATCCCGCAGACCGCCGGTTCCACGCCCAACCCAACGCATGCCCGGATTGCGGGCCCCGGCTGGCGCTCTGGTCGCCGGAAGGAGCGGTGCTGTCCACCGGCGATGACGCGTTGCGGGAGGCGGCGGCAGCCTTGCGTCGTGGACGGATCGTTGCGGTGAAGGGACTTGGCGGATTCCAGTTATTGGTCACCGCCGACCAACCGGAGGCCGTTGCGCGGCTCCGCGAACGCAAGCAGCGGGAGGAGAAGCCGTTCGCCGTCATGCTCGCGGATCTCAAGGCCGTACGCAGTTGGTGCCGGATCCGGCCGCTGGAGGCGCGCCTGTTGTCCGGCCCGGAGGCGCCCATCGTCCTGCTCCGGAGACACGCGGACACTCCGGGGCTCGAAGGGGTCGCACCGGGGAACCCGCTCCTTGGAGTGCTGCTGCCCTGCACCGCGCTGCATCACCTGCTGCTCCGGGAGGTCGGGGGGCCGGTGGTGGCCACCAGCGGCAACCGCCATGACGAACCCATCTGCGGCGACGAACACCAAGCCCTCGACCGGCTCGCCGGCATGGCGGACCAGTTCCTGGTGCATGACCGTCCGATGATTCGGGCGCTCGATGATTCGGTGGTCACCGTCGTCGCGGGACGCGCCCTCGTCCTGCGCCGGGCCCGCGGTTTCGTGCCGCGACCGATCCCACTTCCACCACCGGACGCTCCGGAGGGCCGCCGCACCGCCGCGACGCTCCTCGCAGTCGGGGGCCACCTGAAAAACACCGTGGCTCTCGCGGTCAACGGCCGGGCGTTCCTGAGTCAGCACATTGGAGACCTCGAGACTGCCGCGTCGCTGGAGGCGCATCACCAGATGATCGAGGACCTGCAGCAACTGCAGGGCGCGACGGCATCCGTTGCGGTCACCGATGCCCATCCGGAATATGCGTCCACACGCGCCGCCAGAGCATCCGGAGGTCCGACGATCGCCGTCCAACATCACCACGCCCACCTGCTGTCCTGCCTGGCCGACAACCGCATGGGGCCGCCCGCCTTTGGCGTGATCTGGGACGGTTCGGGCGACGGACGCGACGGCACGCTGTGGGGCGGCGAGTTCCTGATCGTCCGGGAGGTCGGTCTGGGATTCGAGAGGATCGGCACGCTGCGGCCCTTTCGGCTGCCCGGAGGCGAGGCCGCCATCCGTGAGCCGCGCCGCGCCGCCCTTGGCCTCCTTCATGCGTTGCTCGGGGATCGCCTGTGGACCCTGGGGGACCTGCCGGCACTGGAAGCCTTCACGCGTCCGGAACAAGCCACGCTCCGCCAGATGCTCAATCGCGGCGTCCAGTCCCCATGGACCTCCAGCGTCGGTCGCCTGCTCGATGCCGTGGCCTCCCTGACCGGGCTCCGGCAACGCTCGCGCTTCGAGGGGCAGGCCGCCATGGAACTCGAATTCGCCGCCGAGTCGGCCCCGCGCAATGCCGGTCGCAGCCCGGGGCTGGCCTGGGTTCCGAACCCGGCCGCCCCAGGCGAGGCGGCCGGGAATCGGGCCCGACTTGTCCTCGACTGGGGTCCGTTTGTCTTGGAACTGATCGAAGCCCACCGAGGCGGTGTCCCAGCCCGGATCCAGTCACGCCGGCTGCACGAGGCACTTGCCGACGCCGCGGTGGCGGCTGCGGTCCGGGTTGGACTTGAACGGGTGGTCCTCAGCGGCGGATGCTTCCAGAACCGGCTCCTGACCCGCCTGGCCGTCCGCCGGCTCCGTCATGCGGGCCTTCGTCCGGTCTGGCACCGTCAGGTGCCGCCCAATGACGGGGGCCTGGCGCTCGGTCAGTTGATGGCCGCGTCGGGAACCACTGCCAACGACAGCAACGAACCATGTGCCTCGCTCTTCCAGGACAGATCGTAA
- a CDS encoding HypC/HybG/HupF family hydrogenase formation chaperone, giving the protein MCLALPGQIVSVSGTDPLWREARVDFCGVIKVVSLACVPGAAVGDYVLVHAGMAISIVDEEEARAVLEHFQEMEEAVVGEDGGGP; this is encoded by the coding sequence ATGTGCCTCGCTCTTCCAGGACAGATCGTAAGCGTGTCGGGGACCGACCCGCTTTGGCGCGAGGCGCGCGTGGATTTCTGCGGCGTGATCAAGGTGGTCAGCCTGGCCTGCGTGCCCGGGGCCGCCGTCGGGGATTACGTGCTCGTCCATGCCGGCATGGCCATCAGCATCGTGGACGAGGAGGAGGCCCGGGCGGTGCTTGAGCACTTCCAGGAGATGGAGGAGGCCGTCGTTGGCGAGGACGGTGGCGGACCATGA
- the hypD gene encoding hydrogenase formation protein HypD translates to MKHLDEFRDAELVRRVTAALRRTVTRPWTLMEVCGGQTHAILRFGLDRLLPDTLTLLHGPGCPVCVTPAEAMDHALAIASVPGVLFCSFGDMLRVPGSRMNLLAARAAGADVRVVYSPLDAVRLAAANPGREVVFFAVGFETTAPATALAVRQAAALDLRNFSLLLAHVLVPPALESLLAAPDCRIQAFLAAGHVCAVMGHRAYEPIAATHRVPIVVTGFEPLDILDGVLRCVRQLEAGRAEVENAYRRVVRPDGNPSAVDLIKEVFIPVPRSWRGIGVLPHSGLGLREAYARFDATHRFEIPAGTDPETGDCRSGDVLLGRIRPTECPHFGTRCTPDRPLGATMVSTEGACAAYFRYREGVA, encoded by the coding sequence ATGAAACATCTGGACGAGTTCCGCGATGCCGAACTGGTGCGGCGCGTGACGGCGGCCCTTCGGCGGACCGTCACCCGCCCGTGGACCCTGATGGAGGTGTGCGGTGGGCAGACTCATGCCATCCTCCGATTCGGATTGGACCGGCTCCTTCCCGACACCCTCACCCTGCTCCACGGACCGGGCTGCCCCGTCTGCGTCACGCCCGCCGAGGCCATGGACCACGCCCTCGCAATCGCCAGCGTGCCCGGGGTCCTCTTCTGCTCCTTCGGCGACATGCTCCGCGTCCCCGGCTCCCGGATGAATCTGCTCGCGGCAAGAGCCGCCGGAGCAGACGTCCGGGTGGTGTACTCACCGCTGGACGCCGTCCGTCTGGCGGCCGCGAATCCCGGCCGCGAGGTGGTGTTCTTCGCTGTCGGTTTCGAAACCACCGCACCGGCCACCGCGCTGGCGGTGCGCCAGGCCGCCGCGCTGGATCTGCGGAACTTCTCCCTCCTGCTTGCCCATGTCCTCGTGCCCCCGGCGTTGGAGAGCCTGCTCGCCGCACCCGACTGCCGGATCCAGGCGTTTCTCGCTGCGGGGCACGTATGCGCGGTCATGGGACACCGCGCCTACGAACCCATCGCAGCCACGCACCGGGTTCCCATCGTGGTGACCGGGTTCGAGCCGCTCGACATCCTTGACGGCGTTCTCCGGTGCGTCCGACAACTGGAGGCCGGGCGCGCCGAGGTCGAGAACGCCTACCGGCGCGTCGTCCGGCCGGATGGCAATCCTTCCGCCGTGGATCTGATCAAAGAGGTCTTCATTCCCGTCCCACGCTCGTGGCGCGGAATCGGCGTGCTCCCGCACAGCGGCCTCGGCCTCCGGGAGGCGTACGCCCGGTTCGATGCCACCCACCGATTCGAAATCCCCGCGGGCACAGACCCGGAGACAGGCGACTGCCGCAGTGGCGACGTGTTGCTCGGACGGATTCGCCCCACGGAATGCCCCCATTTTGGAACCCGTTGCACTCCCGATCGTCCCCTCGGCGCCACAATGGTGTCCACAGAGGGCGCCTGCGCGGCGTATTTTCGCTACCGGGAGGGCGTGGCATGA